In the Ursus arctos isolate Adak ecotype North America unplaced genomic scaffold, UrsArc2.0 scaffold_30, whole genome shotgun sequence genome, one interval contains:
- the RBM17 gene encoding splicing factor 45 isoform X1, with translation MSLYDDLGVETSDSKTEGWSKNFKLLQSQLQVKKAALTQAKSQRTKQSTVLAPVIDLKRGGSSDDRQIVDTPPHVAAGLKDPVPSGFSAGEVLIPLADEYDPMFPNDYEKVVKRQREERQRQRELERQKEIEEREKRRKDRHESSGFSRRPDPDSDEDEDYERERRKRSMGGAAIAPPTSLVEKDKELPRDFPYEEDSRPRSQSSKAAIPPPVYEEQDRPRSPTGPGNSFLANMGGTVAHKIMQKYGFREGQGLGKHEQGLSTALSVEKTSKRGGKIIVGDATEKDASKKSDSNPLTEILKCPTKVVLLRNMVGAGEVDEDLEAETKEECEKYGKVGKCVIFEIPGAPDDEAVRIFLEFERVESAIKAVVDLNGRYFGGRVVKACFYNLDKFRVLDLAEQV, from the exons ATGTCTCTGTACGATGACCTGGGAGTAGAGACCAGTGATTCAAAAACAGAAGGCTGGTCCAAAAACTTCAAACTTCTGCAGTCTCAGCTTCAGGTCAAGAAGGCAGCTCTCACACAAGCCAAG AGCCAGAGAACGAAACAGAGTACAGTACTTGCCCCAGTAATCGACCTAAAGCGAGGTGGCTCTTCAGACGACCGGCAGATCGTGGACACCCCCCCACACGTCGCAGCTGGCCTGAAG GATCCTGTTCCCAGTGGATTTTCTGCAGGAGAAGTTTTGATTCCTTTAGCTGATGAATATGATCCCATGTTTCCTAATGATTATGAGAAAGTAGTGAAGCGCCAAAGAGAAGAACGACAGAGGCAGCGGGAGctggaaagacaaaaagaaatagaagagagagaaaa GAGGCGTAAGGACAGACATGAATCTAGTGGGTTTTCAAGGCGACCAGATCCAGATTCTGATGAAGATGAAGATTACGAGCGAGAGAGGCGGAAAAGAA GTATGGGCGGAGCTGCCATTGCGCCACCCACTTCTCTtgtagagaaagacaaagagt TACCCCGAGATTTCCCTTATGAAGAGGATTCAAGACCTCGCTCCCAGTCTTCCAAAGCTGCTATCCCTCCCCCAGTATACGAGGAACAAGACAGACCCAGATCTCCGACTGGCCCTGGCAACTCCTTCCTTGCCAACATGGG tggCACAGTAGCACATAAAATCATGCAGAAGTACGGCTTCCGGGAAGGCCAGGGTCTTGGGAAGCACGAGCAGGGGCTGAGCACAGCACTGTCAGTGGAGAAGACAAGCAAGCGAGGAGGCAAGATCATTGTGGGTGATGCCACAGAAAAAG ATGCATCCAAGAAGTCAGATTCAAATCCATTAACTGAAATACTTAAGTGTCCTACCAAAGTGGTCCTCCTAAGG aacATGGTTGGCGCAGGAGAGGTAGATGAAGACTTGGAAGCAGAAACCAAGGAAGAGTGTGAAAAATATGGCAAAGTTGGAAAATGTGTGATATTTGAA aTTCCTGGTGCCCCTGATGATGAAGCAGTAcgaatatttttagaatttgagAGGGTCGAATCAGCAATTAAAG CTGTTGTTGATCTGAATGGGAGGTATTTTGGTGGACGGGTGGTAAAAGCATGTTTCTACAATTTGGATAAGTTCAGGGTCTTGGATTTGGCGGAACAAGTCTGA
- the RBM17 gene encoding splicing factor 45 isoform X2, whose translation MSLYDDLGVETSDSKTEGWSKNFKLLQSQLQVKKAALTQAKSQRTKQSTVLAPVIDLKRGGSSDDRQIVDTPPHVAAGLKDPVPSGFSAGEVLIPLADEYDPMFPNDYEKVVKRQREERQRQRELERQKEIEEREKRRKDRHESSGFSRRPDPDSDEDEDYERERRKRIPRDFPYEEDSRPRSQSSKAAIPPPVYEEQDRPRSPTGPGNSFLANMGGTVAHKIMQKYGFREGQGLGKHEQGLSTALSVEKTSKRGGKIIVGDATEKDASKKSDSNPLTEILKCPTKVVLLRNMVGAGEVDEDLEAETKEECEKYGKVGKCVIFEIPGAPDDEAVRIFLEFERVESAIKAVVDLNGRYFGGRVVKACFYNLDKFRVLDLAEQV comes from the exons ATGTCTCTGTACGATGACCTGGGAGTAGAGACCAGTGATTCAAAAACAGAAGGCTGGTCCAAAAACTTCAAACTTCTGCAGTCTCAGCTTCAGGTCAAGAAGGCAGCTCTCACACAAGCCAAG AGCCAGAGAACGAAACAGAGTACAGTACTTGCCCCAGTAATCGACCTAAAGCGAGGTGGCTCTTCAGACGACCGGCAGATCGTGGACACCCCCCCACACGTCGCAGCTGGCCTGAAG GATCCTGTTCCCAGTGGATTTTCTGCAGGAGAAGTTTTGATTCCTTTAGCTGATGAATATGATCCCATGTTTCCTAATGATTATGAGAAAGTAGTGAAGCGCCAAAGAGAAGAACGACAGAGGCAGCGGGAGctggaaagacaaaaagaaatagaagagagagaaaa GAGGCGTAAGGACAGACATGAATCTAGTGGGTTTTCAAGGCGACCAGATCCAGATTCTGATGAAGATGAAGATTACGAGCGAGAGAGGCGGAAAAGAA TACCCCGAGATTTCCCTTATGAAGAGGATTCAAGACCTCGCTCCCAGTCTTCCAAAGCTGCTATCCCTCCCCCAGTATACGAGGAACAAGACAGACCCAGATCTCCGACTGGCCCTGGCAACTCCTTCCTTGCCAACATGGG tggCACAGTAGCACATAAAATCATGCAGAAGTACGGCTTCCGGGAAGGCCAGGGTCTTGGGAAGCACGAGCAGGGGCTGAGCACAGCACTGTCAGTGGAGAAGACAAGCAAGCGAGGAGGCAAGATCATTGTGGGTGATGCCACAGAAAAAG ATGCATCCAAGAAGTCAGATTCAAATCCATTAACTGAAATACTTAAGTGTCCTACCAAAGTGGTCCTCCTAAGG aacATGGTTGGCGCAGGAGAGGTAGATGAAGACTTGGAAGCAGAAACCAAGGAAGAGTGTGAAAAATATGGCAAAGTTGGAAAATGTGTGATATTTGAA aTTCCTGGTGCCCCTGATGATGAAGCAGTAcgaatatttttagaatttgagAGGGTCGAATCAGCAATTAAAG CTGTTGTTGATCTGAATGGGAGGTATTTTGGTGGACGGGTGGTAAAAGCATGTTTCTACAATTTGGATAAGTTCAGGGTCTTGGATTTGGCGGAACAAGTCTGA